Proteins encoded by one window of Chanos chanos chromosome 7, fChaCha1.1, whole genome shotgun sequence:
- the il13ra1 gene encoding interleukin-13 receptor subunit alpha-1, with product MFHRYLDISLFICLSVAFVGVENKLEFLPAPEYVNLSWTSEFDVKVTWKAPRDLDPRCKVNYTYDTAQNCSTADIGSHKTNNLHFNESITTEHGICFRLRTVPAAQTCDKFKSKPVDIIVPPHKALVEDFKCNYSCMKAFTCTWTPVSNLPDLKMYYRYRSSPHLFPCSEYQYDELVKTGCKLSGSFQEVIDVFFLINGTQDGKTVRNTFQRSPNDLVKLKPPKPDVKQDGIKLHFEWTDNNDCSECLKYQYTYKKCNSTYLSEETDKRQVELEYDFACQYKFRVKSIYSSICGEGDSVWSEELIFGEDRDPKGFSLVAFIVIPVTLSLCLILALVLFRRHRHIILPTIPEPALFFKDMFGNKDLADVKSVGVQNLYVPIEEVVESKITLEPEPSQLLNL from the exons ATGTTCCACAGATATTTGGATATTTCCCTGTTCATATGCCTGTCTGTAGCGTTCGTCGGAGTTGAAAATAAATTAG AGTTTTTACCTGCACCAGAATATGTGAACCTTTCGTGGACGTCGGAATTTGATGTTAAGGTCACATGGAAGGCACCTCGGGACTTGGATCCAAGATGTAAAGTTAATTACACTTATGACACAGCGCAG AACTGTTCAACGGCAGACATTGGGagtcacaaaacaaataacttaCATTTCAACGAGAGCATTACAACGGAACATGGAATTTGTTTCAGACTGAGAACTGTGCCTGCAGCCCAGACTTGTGACAAATTCAAGAGCAAACCTGTGGACATAATTGTTCCGCCACACAAAG CCCTGGTGGAGGATTTCAAATGCAACTATTCCTGCATGAAAGCATTTACCTGCACGTGGACTCCTGTCAGCAATCTCCCAGACCTCAAGATGTATTACCG GTATCGCTCATCTCCACATCTGTTTCCATGTTCTGAGTACCAGTATGATGAACTGGTTAAAACAGGTTGTAAACTGAGTGGAAGTTTTCAGGAGGTTATAGATGTGTTTTTCCTGATAAATGGAACACAGGATGGCAAAACTGTTCGAAATACTTTTCAGAGGAGCCCAAACGATTTAG TTAAACTCAAACCGCCTAAACCTGACGTAAAGCAGGATGGAATCAAGCTTCATTTTGAATGGACAGATAACAATGACTGCTCAGAGTGCCTGAAGTACCAGTACACGTACAAGAAATGTAACAGTACTTACCTAAGTGAAGAG ACTGATAAACGTCAAGTGGAATTGGAGTATGACTTCGCCTGTCAGTACAAGTTCAGAGTGAAATCAATCTACAGCAGTATTTGTGGTGAAGGAGACAGCGTGTGGAGTGAGGAGCTGATCTTTG GTGAAGATAGGGATCCGAAAGGTTTTTCACTGGTGgcctttattgtcatcccaGTTACGCTGTCACTCTGTCTTATCTTGGCTCTGGTCCTGTTTAGGAG ACACAGGCACATCATTCTCCCCACGATTCCAGAGCCGGCTTTATTCTTCAAAGACATGTTCGGCAATAAGGATCTGGCGGATGTGAAG AGCGTAGGTGTACAGAATCTCTACGTGCCTATTGAGGAGGTAGTCGAGAGTAAGATCACTTTGGAACCAGAACCCTCGCAGCTCCTGAATCTCTGA